Sequence from the Fulvivirga ligni genome:
AGCCAGGAAACTGTGAATCAGTACCTTCAGCTTCATTTTGCACGGGTGGTGGTAGCTCTGCCAGCACCACACCTACCGTAAGCACGGCATCGGTAACCACATCTACCACTTCCATTAGCGGAACCTCCACCAGTGGGTTCAAAATATTTCTTTTTATTGATGGTGATTACACTAGTACTACCACTGCCGATGGCTCCGGAGCCTGGAGCTTTTCTGGCTTAAGCTTGAGTTTAGGTCAAGTATTGCAAGTGAAAGCACTACAATCTGGCCAGTGTTTATCAGCAGCCGTTAGCAGAACCGTAACAGAGCAATCTACAGCACCTATCATTAACGGCCCGCTGTCCAATGGCGCTACCAGCGTATCAGGAACAAGTACGGAGGCTGCTGGAACTGTAATCGACGTGTTAGTAGGCGGAGTTTCCGTAGGCACCACCACTGTAGATGCCAATGGCAATTGGTCGCTTACAGGCCTTTCTTTGAGTACAGGTCAGGTAGTAACTGCCACAGCCACAGCGGCTGGTGAATTAGTTAGTGCGGCATCATCTGCTTTCACGGTTCTGGAGGTAAGCGCTACACCTTCCATCTCGGGCAGTTACACTGAAGGAGGAACATCAGTATCTGGAACCTCTCCCTCTGCAGATGGTACCGACATAGATGTTTACATTGACGGCGGCGAACTAGGATCCACAACCACCTCATCTGGAAGCTGGACCGTGGGTGGTCTAAGTTCTGCTAATAATGATTTATATGCCGGAGGTGTTATCACTGCAACCGCTACCGAAGCTGGCAAGGCAGAAAGCCCGGAATCTGCCGGCACAACCGTGTCTTGCAACGCACCATTAACGGATCGCACAGTAAATGTGCTAAGTACAGAAGTATGCGAAAATACCACTGCACAGGTAGAAATTTCCAACTCCGAGGCGGGAGTAATTTATACTTTACGAGACAATGCCAACACCGTAGATAGAAGTACAGCCCTGCTCGGCACTGGCGGTGCTATTATTTTTGACTCTTTTGAACTCTCTTCCACAGAAACATTACAAATAGAAGCACTGAAAATACCTGACCTCTCCTGCATTGGCCTTAACAGTAATTCTGCCGCCATTACGGTATACAGTAACCCTGCTGATGACAGGACCGTTACCAGCACAGCTTCCACCATAGATTCGGGTGAATCTACTGACATTGAAGTGGCAAACTCAGAGGTGGGCGTAGATTATCTATTGAGAGATGATGCCGACGACTCGGCGATAGGAAGCTCCGTAGCTGGTACGGGTGGCACCATTCTTCTTCCTACTGGCACCATCGGATCCACGACCACATTTAATGTGCTGGCCACCAAAACATCTCCCATCACTTGCACCATTGAACAGCTCAACACAGCCACCGTGACCGTAAACCCGGTGCTACCTGTAGAATTGATTAACTTCACTGCTGAAGAAGATGACAATAGCCATGCTATTCACTTAACCTGGGCCACTGCATCTGAACTTAATAATGACTATTTTGTAATAGAGAGAAGTTCAGACGCAGCATCTTTTGATGCTATAGGACAAGTGCAAGGAGCTGGAGACAGCCAGGAAAGATTGGATTATAATTTTACCGATACTAAACCAACCACTAACCTAAGTTATTACAGACTTAAACAAGTGGATTTTGATGGAAGCCATCATTATTCATCCATTATATCAATCACCAGCGATGGCAATTATCAAATTCTGGTAAACCCGAACCCATTTGAAACTTTTACTACTATAAAAGTTAATGGGCTACGAAAGGATCAACAGATCTCTGTAGTCATAACAGATCAATCAGGAAAACCAATA
This genomic interval carries:
- a CDS encoding T9SS type A sorting domain-containing protein codes for the protein MPLLHKTFSSKTSLTLKGVLIQSIMIAFTLIIAPYHIHAQTPGLIIDPAVGGAPVLDPNGDGYVSSDNSGFVSNDNAESEIPYQTITVPEIEPISDVASGPACGFTDFADDATRYVAASYLDASNNWLFRFRLGGYAPNSKGYSVLIDTDNLFGSGSDPNHVSGNPGFEIEIELVTNFGVRLYDVDGTTSPTLMTTLAYDDYAQKSIAQSTSCSDPDYFYDFYIPFSTITTFFPSITTSTPMRLVANTVINTQSAIGGGISDIGGIDDDAYGHNIDKIWGIVIDNQVATAPDDINSGFPPSRSVAPAITSPVSIGATSVSGTSSEADGTVIELFVNGISVGTTTVTGGSWTLSGLSALAENDALTATATASGESVSLSSEEVSVGASCSTAPTITCGGRKGIEISTVSTLPVGTVLRSYNPNDASFPSPVGTFTVTTPGTSFVIACNGSNSGCNSGTNCQPNGSYWATVQEPGNCESVPSASFCTGGGSSASTTPTVSTASVTTSTTSISGTSTSGFKIFLFIDGDYTSTTTADGSGAWSFSGLSLSLGQVLQVKALQSGQCLSAAVSRTVTEQSTAPIINGPLSNGATSVSGTSTEAAGTVIDVLVGGVSVGTTTVDANGNWSLTGLSLSTGQVVTATATAAGELVSAASSAFTVLEVSATPSISGSYTEGGTSVSGTSPSADGTDIDVYIDGGELGSTTTSSGSWTVGGLSSANNDLYAGGVITATATEAGKAESPESAGTTVSCNAPLTDRTVNVLSTEVCENTTAQVEISNSEAGVIYTLRDNANTVDRSTALLGTGGAIIFDSFELSSTETLQIEALKIPDLSCIGLNSNSAAITVYSNPADDRTVTSTASTIDSGESTDIEVANSEVGVDYLLRDDADDSAIGSSVAGTGGTILLPTGTIGSTTTFNVLATKTSPITCTIEQLNTATVTVNPVLPVELINFTAEEDDNSHAIHLTWATASELNNDYFVIERSSDAASFDAIGQVQGAGDSQERLDYNFTDTKPTTNLSYYRLKQVDFDGSHHYSSIISITSDGNYQILVNPNPFETFTTIKVNGLRKDQQISVVITDQSGKPIKRITGGSEVKLYRDNLPSGLYIYQVYIGKQSLKTGKIIIK